One window of the Zea mays cultivar B73 chromosome 3, Zm-B73-REFERENCE-NAM-5.0, whole genome shotgun sequence genome contains the following:
- the LOC100274771 gene encoding PsbP domain-containing protein 7, chloroplastic, which produces MATAAAARHQHQHQQRRGAQRGRRRGSGIRCSSPAQEFASLAAVFRRRLVVGATTAAAAAVGANFGGVTSFLLGLSPELGRSLRLDVLYPVGGFTRCLDSDNGFEFIYPSSWVGDQTLLYREAKKAELQRSLDPPPLPNGGSPSGPRNISEPVAAFGPPGSNGELNVSVIVSTVPRDFSIETFGSPKDVGEVVLRRIARTRRSPDINATLIDAAVREDAGRVKYYKLEFRVESPSFRRHNVAVCCVRDGRLYTMNAQAPESAWKAVQKEFLAMADSFGLVSDA; this is translated from the exons ATGGCCACGGCGGCCGCGGCcaggcaccagcaccagcaccagcagcgCCGGGGTGCCCAGCGGGGGCGGCGCCGCGGGAGCGGGATACGGTGCTCGTCGCCGGCGCAGGAGTTCGCGTCGCTGGCCGCGGTGTTCCGGCGGCGGCTGGTGGTCGGGGCCACCACGGCGGCGGCCGCGGCGGTGGGGGCCAACTTCGGCGGCGTCACCAGCTTCCTGCTGGGCCtgtcgccggagctcggccgctCGCTCCGCCTCGACGTGCTCTACCCCGTCGGCGGCTTCACGCGCTGCCTCGACTCCGACAATGGGTTCG AATTCATCTATCCATCAAGTTGGGTTGGAGACCAGACGCTACTGTACAGAGAAGCGAAGAAGGCAGAATTGCAAAGATCGCTAGACCCACCGCCACTGCCAAACGGAGGATCTCCATCTGGGCCTCGGAACATCAGTGAACCTGTGGCAGCATTTGGCCCCCCTGGATCCAATGGGGAGCTCAACGTCAGTGTCATCGTCTCCACTGTGCCACGAGACTTCTC GATCGAGACGTTCGGCAGCCCAAAAGACGTGGGGGAAGTGGTGCTCAGAAGGATCGCGAGGACGAGGCGAAGCCCGGACATCAACGCTACCCTTATCGACGCCGCCGTGAGAGAGGACGCGGGCAGGGTGAAGTACTACAAGCTGGAGTTCCGAGTCGAGAGCCCTTCTTTCCGGCGGCACAACGTCGCGGTCTGCTGCGTGAGGGACGGCAGGCTCTACACCATGAACGCGCAGGCACCGGAGTCGGCGTGGAAGGCGGTCCAGAAGGAGTTCTTGGCAATGGCGGACTCGTTCGGCTTAGTTAGCGACGCTTGA